A portion of the Pirellulales bacterium genome contains these proteins:
- a CDS encoding tetratricopeptide repeat protein, with protein MNIAQEAPCRLTTALSKNTLDQAPLFVRAGKSAIRPEVAEAIRLGTELRAAGRTQFSVAVLEQALAHGADCAELWFAYGCSLQRAERWPAATNAFARAHQLSPDWAEPLVNWGNLCEKRGDLVQARLRLQDAVSVDPGHAIAQYNLGNIERQLGEVGTAINRYQRALEIQPDFAAAHWNLATCYLLTGDFIRGWPEYVWREAAGEVVQDNYAFPRLARLSQAAGRTIVVVAEQGLGDEIFFAGNLREFARHAGRVILVCEPRLQELFADSFANVRVIGYERRQDRAPCPVETLLDTRVDYWLPAGDLPGLLQSAEIIPPRENAYLALPSELSAVWRQRLGQLGSGVKVGISWRAGGHPRERARRSTQLRDWLPLLKTPGAQWINLQYGETSREINDFSRDTGIVIHDFPAADPLTRFTDFAALVAGLDLVVAVGNTTVHLAGALGIPAWVVLPTVPSWRWQLRGDSLPWYPSVRAWRQSPGESWLGLFARLSLVFPHWNSQPTFSAATSQPGPEPPLDNVSLPFSSSQLDIQETKLMNHHTRQFRTPTGSFDFAAALSQARQLFAERDLLAAERLTDEILVHAPRQSAAWSLLAHIAKQTERWDLALRSLQRARELSNDDYAIHQDLAETALACGNTALALATFQTTITRWPERVEGWLGCALAQRGAGDFNAAWETLEHAREIAPRNPKVFNFLGGVAIDLRQPERAIAAFQQAVALAPDYAAAWNNLGCVWQAQHDYGQAIACFEQVMRLDANHQSVAQNLEQLRAQVACARSQVSPASFGTGSPVSEISSSVGSVTVPDGAQTPSDHGLPSSLASITEELPWLQAEQSTDATFRFPQTEIHSPAARGLLERAATLFNAEDFATAAELAERILAIQPRHAIALRILGVGQRKRGDLPAAIHSLRQACIADPQNFAMPFELGVCYLERHEQKLAYECFLRVLALKPDFQASYVNLSGIMEQQERYADATHWAQKAVAVLPNCVLARYNLGNSYREQGSLEEAIREYQHALTIDPNYVRAKWNLGICNLHLGNYGPGWEGYEARGPVGEVEFDHYPQPRWQGEDLTGKTILVHAEQGLGDEIVFCSCLPDLLERAGRVVIVCEPRLEKLFRRSFPQAIVYGYLRRKDRLPCQVKEEIHYQLPMGSLPLHFRPTLSAFPRRQRFLTPDPALVNAWRQKFASLGPGLKIGISWRAGGKPLERRKRSIPLDLWGGILQTPGIKFINLQYGDASEDRQEVQDLFGVTLHDWEQGDPLIDVDSFAAKIAALDLVISVGNATVHLAGAVGTPAWTLLPMIPSWRWMIRGDESPWYKTVRLFRQVQRNQWPGVLAAMRRMLAGVLAAPAVAQADLLKTIPCPPIERINEPSLPPLAQHVWLDHTQFSAAATIESFPQILEQAKQAYERTDYTEAERLLRQILTIAPKFPSALHCLGLVAIKQERYDLAIRCLQRALATAEMVPQRRCDLAVAYAGAGRTDEAIACYRRALELLPGYERATVELAKLEKQLLSPPPASDHNVLISLREMTNENVLTPPREINNENTNISPREMTNDKSSIPPHGSNSSNPINPIPALDARNALSQSGVKVPFSPATQDTAATQNTPANQQTLLQQAQELISRCQFDPARGILEQLLRAKAENLQARSLLAEICCQDQDWATAKIQLEKICIAQPTSAAYVRLGTICEKLTNFAEAKRAYQAALSHDADCYEAVVRLGTIYAQAGEASQAEECYRRALRIRPDQRELHHSLGMMLAQQGALDDAIACYERALDCSGARAYPLAQASLAFARLYQGNYQAGWRAYEWRWQCPDSATQCRDVGIPEWRGESLAGKRILIHAEQGLGDEVMFATCYPDVLRQAAEVSILCDPRLLACWKRAFPRARIIPCPRGTEANWRSPAELRLDFQIAAGSLPGILRNRIQDFPAQTQLLSPDPRRLGEWQARLSQLGPGPKIGLSWLAGAKPLDRQIRGLPLAQWESLLATPRAHWVNLQHGAVEGEIHDLLNQTGITVHDWPGSDLKNDLEETLARIAACDAVIAVGNATVHLAGALGVRTWCLLPAFQGWRWGPTGHNTPWYGSVRVMRGTRTGEWQDVLERVAGELAAMTIPARRQTVAAPHFLRQGEAEHTSHIPREQHKLG; from the coding sequence ATGAACATTGCGCAAGAAGCGCCTTGCAGACTGACGACGGCCCTGTCCAAAAATACGCTGGACCAGGCCCCGCTCTTCGTACGCGCCGGCAAATCCGCGATTCGCCCGGAAGTGGCCGAGGCCATTCGGTTGGGAACCGAGCTGCGCGCCGCTGGTCGGACGCAATTCAGTGTGGCGGTGCTGGAACAGGCGCTGGCTCATGGGGCGGACTGCGCGGAATTGTGGTTTGCCTATGGTTGTTCCTTGCAACGCGCCGAGCGCTGGCCCGCCGCCACGAACGCCTTTGCCCGCGCGCATCAACTCTCCCCGGACTGGGCGGAGCCGTTGGTCAATTGGGGAAATCTGTGCGAGAAGCGTGGTGATTTGGTCCAGGCCCGCCTGCGTTTGCAGGACGCTGTTTCCGTGGATCCCGGTCACGCGATAGCCCAATATAATCTGGGAAATATTGAACGCCAGTTGGGCGAGGTAGGCACCGCAATTAACCGTTACCAGCGGGCTCTAGAGATCCAGCCCGATTTTGCCGCGGCGCACTGGAATTTGGCGACATGTTACTTATTGACGGGGGATTTTATCCGGGGCTGGCCGGAATATGTCTGGCGGGAAGCGGCTGGCGAAGTCGTTCAGGATAATTACGCTTTTCCACGGTTGGCACGACTTTCTCAAGCCGCGGGGCGGACGATCGTGGTCGTCGCCGAGCAAGGCCTGGGTGATGAAATTTTCTTTGCCGGTAATCTGCGGGAATTTGCGCGGCATGCGGGACGGGTGATCTTGGTTTGCGAACCCCGTTTGCAAGAACTGTTCGCAGACTCCTTTGCCAACGTCCGGGTTATCGGCTACGAGCGCCGCCAGGATCGCGCTCCTTGTCCGGTCGAAACCTTGCTGGACACGCGCGTGGATTATTGGCTTCCCGCCGGGGATTTGCCCGGATTATTGCAATCCGCGGAAATCATCCCGCCACGGGAAAATGCTTATCTCGCCCTTCCTTCCGAACTATCCGCCGTCTGGCGACAACGGCTGGGCCAGCTAGGATCCGGGGTCAAGGTCGGAATTTCCTGGCGGGCGGGGGGACATCCCCGTGAACGGGCTCGCCGCTCCACTCAATTGCGGGATTGGCTCCCCTTATTAAAAACTCCCGGCGCGCAGTGGATCAATTTGCAGTACGGCGAAACCTCGCGGGAAATAAACGATTTTTCCCGCGACACGGGGATTGTCATCCATGATTTCCCCGCCGCTGATCCTCTGACTCGATTCACGGATTTTGCGGCGCTCGTGGCGGGGCTGGACCTGGTTGTTGCCGTCGGAAACACCACGGTCCATCTAGCCGGAGCGTTAGGAATCCCGGCTTGGGTGGTCTTGCCCACGGTGCCCTCTTGGAGGTGGCAATTACGCGGGGATAGCCTTCCCTGGTATCCCTCGGTAAGGGCTTGGCGGCAATCGCCGGGGGAATCCTGGCTGGGTTTGTTTGCACGGTTGTCGCTAGTGTTTCCCCACTGGAATTCACAGCCTACTTTTAGTGCCGCCACGAGTCAGCCTGGCCCAGAGCCACCACTCGATAATGTATCGTTGCCATTTTCGTCAAGTCAGTTGGATATCCAGGAAACAAAGCTTATGAATCACCATACCCGGCAATTTCGCACTCCGACGGGAAGTTTTGATTTTGCTGCGGCGCTATCCCAGGCGCGGCAATTATTTGCGGAACGGGATTTATTGGCCGCCGAGCGACTGACAGATGAAATTTTAGTCCACGCGCCGCGACAATCCGCAGCCTGGAGTCTGCTGGCGCACATTGCCAAGCAGACCGAACGCTGGGATTTGGCCTTGCGCAGTTTGCAACGGGCCCGCGAATTATCAAATGATGATTACGCCATCCACCAGGATTTGGCCGAAACAGCGCTGGCTTGCGGGAATACCGCCCTGGCTTTGGCCACGTTTCAAACCACGATTACCCGTTGGCCGGAACGGGTGGAAGGGTGGCTGGGCTGCGCGCTGGCCCAGCGGGGAGCGGGAGACTTTAACGCCGCCTGGGAGACGCTGGAACATGCCCGCGAAATTGCGCCCCGCAATCCCAAGGTATTTAATTTTTTAGGTGGGGTGGCGATTGATCTACGCCAGCCCGAGCGGGCGATTGCCGCGTTTCAACAGGCGGTGGCCTTGGCCCCGGATTATGCCGCCGCCTGGAATAACCTGGGCTGCGTCTGGCAAGCGCAGCATGATTATGGGCAGGCAATTGCTTGTTTTGAACAAGTTATGCGGCTGGATGCCAATCATCAATCCGTGGCCCAAAACCTGGAACAGTTGCGGGCACAGGTTGCCTGTGCGCGGTCTCAGGTGTCGCCCGCAAGTTTTGGCACCGGTTCCCCTGTGTCGGAAATTTCTTCCTCGGTTGGCTCGGTGACAGTTCCAGACGGCGCTCAAACGCCGTCCGATCACGGTTTGCCATCATCGCTGGCGTCCATTACCGAGGAGCTCCCCTGGCTGCAAGCCGAACAATCGACGGATGCCACGTTCCGATTTCCCCAGACGGAAATACACTCTCCCGCCGCGCGGGGATTGCTGGAACGGGCGGCCACGCTCTTCAATGCCGAGGATTTTGCCACGGCCGCGGAACTGGCCGAACGTATCCTGGCCATTCAACCCCGCCACGCGATCGCACTGCGGATTCTGGGGGTGGGCCAACGCAAGCGGGGTGATCTGCCCGCCGCGATCCATAGCCTGCGCCAGGCCTGCATCGCCGATCCCCAAAATTTTGCCATGCCGTTCGAATTGGGTGTCTGCTATTTAGAGCGGCACGAGCAAAAATTGGCCTATGAGTGCTTCTTGCGGGTGTTGGCGCTGAAGCCCGATTTTCAGGCCAGTTATGTCAACCTGAGCGGCATCATGGAGCAGCAAGAGCGCTATGCGGACGCCACGCATTGGGCGCAAAAAGCGGTCGCCGTCCTGCCAAATTGCGTCTTGGCCCGCTACAACCTGGGAAATTCTTACCGGGAGCAAGGTTCCCTGGAAGAAGCCATTCGCGAATATCAACACGCCCTCACGATCGATCCCAACTATGTGCGGGCCAAGTGGAACCTGGGGATTTGTAATCTGCACCTGGGAAATTATGGACCGGGTTGGGAAGGGTACGAGGCGCGCGGCCCCGTGGGAGAGGTCGAATTTGATCATTATCCCCAACCCCGCTGGCAAGGGGAGGATTTAACGGGCAAAACGATTCTGGTCCATGCCGAGCAAGGATTGGGAGATGAAATTGTATTTTGTAGCTGTTTGCCCGATCTGTTAGAACGAGCTGGCAGGGTGGTGATTGTCTGTGAGCCGCGGTTGGAAAAGCTCTTTCGCCGCAGCTTTCCCCAGGCGATTGTGTATGGTTATTTGCGGCGCAAAGATCGGCTTCCTTGCCAGGTAAAAGAAGAAATTCATTATCAGTTACCCATGGGAAGTCTTCCCTTGCACTTTCGGCCCACGTTGTCGGCGTTTCCCCGGCGGCAGCGGTTCTTAACGCCTGATCCCGCATTGGTAAACGCGTGGCGGCAAAAATTTGCGTCACTGGGTCCGGGATTAAAAATTGGCATCAGTTGGCGGGCCGGGGGAAAGCCCCTGGAACGCCGAAAACGTTCCATCCCGTTGGATCTGTGGGGGGGAATCTTGCAAACCCCCGGCATTAAATTCATCAATTTACAATACGGCGACGCCAGCGAGGATCGCCAAGAAGTCCAAGACTTGTTTGGCGTGACGCTGCATGATTGGGAACAAGGAGATCCGCTTATCGATGTGGATAGCTTTGCGGCCAAGATCGCCGCGCTGGATTTGGTGATTTCGGTTGGAAATGCCACGGTGCATCTGGCGGGTGCGGTGGGAACACCCGCTTGGACGCTCCTCCCCATGATTCCCTCTTGGAGGTGGATGATTCGCGGCGACGAAAGTCCCTGGTACAAAACGGTGCGGCTCTTTCGCCAGGTCCAACGCAACCAGTGGCCCGGCGTGCTGGCGGCGATGCGGCGGATGCTGGCCGGAGTCTTGGCCGCTCCCGCCGTGGCACAAGCGGACCTATTGAAAACAATCCCCTGCCCCCCTATCGAGCGAATCAACGAACCCTCCCTGCCGCCGCTGGCCCAACATGTCTGGCTGGATCATACGCAATTTTCCGCCGCCGCCACGATCGAGAGTTTTCCGCAAATTTTGGAACAGGCCAAACAAGCATATGAACGGACCGATTACACCGAAGCCGAACGGCTGTTACGGCAAATTTTGACCATCGCCCCCAAATTTCCCTCCGCGCTGCATTGTCTGGGCCTGGTGGCAATCAAGCAGGAGCGCTATGACCTGGCGATACGCTGTCTGCAGCGGGCCTTGGCCACGGCGGAAATGGTCCCCCAGCGCCGCTGTGATCTGGCGGTGGCCTACGCCGGCGCGGGCCGCACGGACGAAGCGATCGCCTGTTACCGCCGCGCTTTGGAGCTCTTGCCGGGCTATGAACGCGCAACCGTGGAATTAGCTAAATTGGAAAAACAGCTTCTCAGCCCACCCCCCGCGTCGGACCACAATGTCCTCATCTCACTCCGTGAGATGACCAACGAAAATGTCCTCACCCCACCCCGTGAGATAAACAACGAAAATACCAACATCTCCCCCCGTGAGATGACCAACGATAAATCCAGCATCCCCCCCCATGGTTCCAACTCCAGTAACCCAATCAACCCCATTCCCGCTCTTGACGCCAGGAACGCTCTCTCACAGTCGGGGGTAAAAGTTCCATTTTCTCCCGCCACCCAGGACACAGCAGCCACCCAAAACACCCCCGCCAACCAGCAAACGTTATTGCAGCAGGCCCAGGAGTTGATATCCCGGTGTCAATTCGACCCCGCAAGGGGAATTTTGGAACAACTGCTGCGTGCCAAAGCGGAAAATCTGCAGGCGCGCTCGCTCCTGGCGGAGATTTGCTGCCAGGATCAAGATTGGGCGACGGCTAAAATACAATTAGAGAAAATATGCATCGCGCAGCCAACTTCCGCGGCATACGTTCGCTTGGGAACGATATGTGAAAAACTGACAAATTTCGCCGAGGCGAAGCGCGCTTACCAAGCGGCATTGTCCCACGACGCGGATTGTTATGAAGCGGTGGTGCGGCTGGGAACAATTTACGCCCAGGCGGGAGAGGCATCGCAGGCGGAAGAATGTTATCGCCGAGCGCTGCGGATTCGGCCCGATCAACGCGAACTGCATCATTCGTTAGGGATGATGCTGGCCCAACAAGGGGCATTGGACGACGCGATCGCTTGCTATGAACGCGCGTTGGATTGTAGCGGCGCGCGGGCTTATCCGTTGGCCCAGGCTAGTTTGGCTTTTGCACGGCTATATCAAGGAAACTACCAGGCGGGCTGGCGGGCCTACGAATGGCGTTGGCAGTGTCCGGATTCCGCCACGCAGTGCCGCGACGTTGGAATACCCGAGTGGCGGGGGGAATCCTTGGCTGGCAAGCGAATCTTGATCCATGCCGAGCAAGGCCTGGGGGACGAGGTGATGTTTGCCACATGTTATCCCGATGTTTTGCGCCAAGCGGCGGAAGTGTCCATATTGTGCGACCCGCGCCTGCTGGCCTGTTGGAAGCGGGCCTTCCCGCGGGCCAGGATTATCCCCTGCCCACGGGGGACAGAGGCAAATTGGCGCAGCCCCGCCGAGTTACGGTTGGATTTTCAAATTGCCGCTGGTAGCCTGCCCGGAATTTTACGCAACCGGATCCAGGATTTTCCCGCTCAAACCCAACTGTTGTCCCCCGACCCCCGGCGTTTAGGTGAATG
- a CDS encoding flagellin: MSRINTNVSSLVAQKALARSNNDLQTSLTRLSTGLRINKGKDDPAGLIASEILRSDIVATQRAITNSERANQIIATADSALSQVSSLLNDIRGLVSEAANSGALSEEQIAANQLQVDSSLEAIDRIAQTTSFQGRRLLDGSLDFLTSSVGTTDPKATGTIGTAVDAAATGSFGAAVDANATVTLSGGAGLGGLSFTAISAGSTLNGAKVEYVFDSGGTASATFASNTLTVTLTAGTTAANVATLVNALTGSTGISAAVVTAGTIFSGGAAEGDKYSATLAGGAFNNKISLSAVNGGAAYNATVTISISDAAARASFDTATNTLSISVSAAGNTAAVVSAINAGGVFQASAQAAAGLGVYAAGSTTSATTGGTNSNRILLSASTGGPTYSNTNVVIATSDAAARASYDTASNTLTISRSAAATSSQVATAINANGVFSATALGNGQGVLTAGTISAATTGGATGNANLSDLKIDQANFGTASSITVDVRVDRQATQSTLYYSGGTLSSDLILQVGGKGGFETFNFGTGSTVTQIRDAINLVSDATGVSANVTSGTVSGSVLRLTSVEFGSDAFVQAKALTGSFNTVNLSGTATDRTIGTDVSTRINGVQAIGNGLKTTLNTSTLDLSFTVNQNLADGDSFSFSITGGGANFQIGPDVVSNQQARLGIQGVSTSTLGGVSGKLYELRSGGAKDLDSDTKGAAKVVDEVISAVSGLRGRLGAFQKTTLETNITTLNDALENLTEAESSIRDADFAAESARLTRAQILVQSGTSVLQITNQNPQNILSLLR, from the coding sequence ATGTCCCGTATTAACACCAATGTCAGCTCACTTGTCGCTCAAAAAGCATTGGCGAGATCGAACAACGATTTGCAGACATCGTTGACTCGATTGAGCACTGGCTTACGAATCAACAAGGGTAAGGATGACCCCGCCGGTTTGATTGCCAGTGAAATTCTGCGGTCGGATATCGTGGCCACGCAACGGGCCATTACGAATAGCGAACGGGCAAATCAAATTATTGCCACCGCTGACAGCGCCTTAAGCCAGGTCAGCTCTCTGCTCAACGACATCCGTGGGCTGGTGTCGGAAGCGGCAAATAGCGGGGCACTTAGCGAAGAGCAAATCGCGGCCAATCAATTGCAAGTCGATTCTTCCCTGGAAGCCATCGACCGGATCGCGCAAACAACATCCTTCCAGGGTCGGCGGTTGCTGGACGGCAGCCTGGACTTTTTGACCAGCAGCGTCGGGACGACGGATCCGAAGGCCACAGGCACCATTGGCACGGCCGTTGACGCGGCTGCGACTGGTTCTTTTGGAGCCGCGGTCGACGCCAACGCCACCGTCACCCTCAGCGGCGGAGCCGGCCTGGGCGGATTATCCTTTACCGCGATTAGCGCCGGTTCGACCTTGAACGGGGCCAAGGTTGAATATGTCTTTGATTCGGGCGGAACCGCCAGCGCCACGTTCGCCAGCAACACCCTGACCGTGACGCTGACCGCCGGCACCACCGCGGCCAATGTCGCGACCCTGGTGAACGCCCTCACCGGCTCTACGGGAATTTCCGCCGCGGTCGTGACCGCGGGAACGATTTTCTCGGGCGGTGCGGCGGAAGGTGACAAATACAGCGCCACGCTGGCCGGCGGGGCGTTCAATAACAAGATTAGCCTCTCCGCCGTGAATGGCGGGGCCGCTTATAACGCCACCGTGACGATCTCGATCTCCGACGCCGCCGCACGGGCTAGCTTTGACACCGCGACCAACACCCTCAGTATCAGCGTCAGCGCCGCCGGCAACACCGCCGCCGTCGTCAGTGCGATTAACGCGGGCGGGGTCTTTCAGGCCAGTGCCCAAGCCGCCGCGGGATTGGGTGTTTACGCCGCGGGGTCGACGACTTCGGCCACGACGGGGGGAACGAACAGCAACCGGATTCTGCTGTCCGCCTCCACGGGCGGTCCGACCTATTCCAATACCAATGTCGTAATCGCGACCTCGGACGCGGCCGCCCGCGCCAGCTATGACACCGCCAGCAACACGCTGACGATCTCGCGTAGCGCCGCGGCCACCAGCAGCCAGGTCGCCACCGCTATCAACGCCAACGGCGTGTTCAGCGCCACGGCTTTGGGGAATGGCCAGGGTGTGTTGACCGCCGGCACCATCAGCGCCGCCACCACCGGCGGTGCCACGGGAAATGCCAACCTAAGCGACCTCAAGATCGACCAGGCTAACTTTGGGACCGCCTCTTCCATTACCGTCGACGTGCGGGTGGACCGCCAGGCGACCCAAAGTACGTTGTATTACTCCGGCGGCACGCTGAGTAGCGACCTGATTTTGCAAGTCGGCGGCAAGGGGGGCTTTGAGACGTTCAATTTTGGCACGGGAAGCACCGTGACTCAGATCCGCGACGCGATCAACCTGGTTTCGGATGCCACCGGGGTTTCCGCGAATGTGACTTCCGGAACGGTTTCCGGCTCGGTGCTGCGGTTGACCAGCGTGGAGTTCGGCAGCGATGCCTTTGTCCAGGCCAAGGCCCTCACCGGTTCGTTTAACACCGTCAACCTGAGCGGCACGGCCACCGACCGGACCATTGGCACCGACGTCTCTACCCGTATCAATGGCGTGCAGGCGATCGGGAATGGCCTCAAGACCACGCTCAACACCAGCACGCTGGACTTGAGCTTTACCGTCAACCAAAACCTGGCCGACGGCGATTCCTTCAGCTTTTCCATCACCGGCGGCGGGGCCAACTTCCAAATCGGTCCCGACGTGGTCAGCAACCAGCAAGCCCGCTTGGGGATCCAGGGGGTTAGCACCTCCACCCTGGGTGGCGTGAGCGGCAAGCTATACGAACTTCGTTCCGGTGGCGCCAAGGACCTGGACAGCGACACCAAGGGTGCCGCCAAGGTCGTGGATGAAGTGATCTCCGCCGTCTCCGGACTTCGCGGGCGGCTGGGTGCGTTCCAAAAGACGACTTTGGAAACGAACATCACCACGCTCAATGACGCCCTGGAAAACCTGACAGAGGCCGAAAGCTCTATTCGCGACGCCGACTTTGCCGCGGAAAGCGCCCGCCTCACTCGGGCCCAGATTCTGGTCCAGTCCGGCACGTCAGTGTTGCAGATCACCAACCAAAATCCGCAAAATATCCTGTCCCTGCTGCGATAA
- the csrA gene encoding carbon storage regulator CsrA, giving the protein MLVLSRQRDESIIIGDNIVVTIVDIRGDKVRLGINAPSEIPVHRQEVYEAIQRENQRSSRLDPKDAQQLGKPAGRNGLSG; this is encoded by the coding sequence ATGCTTGTGTTGTCGAGACAGCGCGACGAAAGCATCATCATCGGTGATAACATCGTGGTGACGATTGTCGATATTCGTGGTGACAAGGTGCGGTTGGGGATCAACGCCCCCAGCGAGATCCCGGTCCACCGCCAGGAAGTGTACGAAGCGATTCAACGGGAAAATCAGCGGTCGAGCCGCCTGGATCCCAAGGACGCGCAGCAATTGGGTAAGCCGGCGGGACGCAACGGGTTAAGTGGATAA
- the fliW gene encoding flagellar assembly protein FliW, which produces MLVMTTRFGRVEMRADDVLLFPNGLLGMEECRHWVLLADATNEALGWLQSLTQADLAFAVVSPRRFVPDYQLRVSRGELLPLALDDLSQAQVLVIVGKNERGMTLNLRAPLVIHEERRVGRQVIANNDLSVQYELDQEPARLRISA; this is translated from the coding sequence ATGTTGGTTATGACCACACGATTTGGCCGCGTGGAGATGCGGGCCGACGACGTCCTGCTGTTTCCCAACGGCTTGCTTGGAATGGAAGAGTGCCGCCACTGGGTGCTGCTGGCGGATGCCACAAATGAGGCCCTTGGTTGGCTGCAAAGCCTTACCCAGGCCGATTTGGCATTTGCCGTGGTGAGTCCCCGGCGTTTTGTCCCGGATTATCAATTGCGCGTTTCCCGCGGAGAACTATTGCCGCTGGCCCTGGACGATCTGTCGCAGGCCCAGGTGCTGGTAATCGTGGGAAAAAACGAGCGGGGGATGACGCTGAATTTGCGGGCGCCATTGGTGATTCATGAAGAGCGTCGGGTGGGTCGGCAGGTGATCGCCAATAATGATCTGTCGGTGCAGTATGAATTGGACCAGGAACCGGCGCGTCTGCGGATCTCCGCATAG
- the queC gene encoding 7-cyano-7-deazaguanine synthase QueC: MKTVLIYSGGLDSTVLLHDLLDQGDQVVALSIDYGQRHRRELIHAEKISKTTGVEWQIADLSPLVPFLAGSSQTSPEIAVPHGHYAAESMKLTVVPNRNMIMLAVAAGWAISLRADRVSYGAHTGDHTIYPDCRPEFVDAMQSALRLADWHPLLLHTPYLQLTKAQIVRRGAALGVDFSQTWSCYEGGAQHCGMCGTCTERKEAFALAGVADPTEYTASSQ; encoded by the coding sequence ATGAAAACGGTGCTAATTTACTCGGGAGGTTTGGATTCCACGGTCTTGCTGCATGATTTATTGGACCAGGGGGACCAGGTTGTCGCGCTTTCCATCGACTATGGCCAACGGCATCGGCGGGAATTAATCCACGCGGAAAAAATTTCCAAAACGACTGGGGTCGAATGGCAAATCGCGGATTTATCTCCCTTGGTGCCGTTTTTGGCTGGATCAAGCCAAACCTCCCCCGAAATTGCCGTGCCGCATGGACACTATGCCGCCGAATCGATGAAGCTGACCGTCGTTCCCAATCGCAACATGATCATGTTGGCTGTGGCGGCGGGTTGGGCGATCAGTTTGCGGGCCGACCGCGTCTCCTACGGCGCGCACACCGGTGATCACACCATTTATCCCGATTGCCGACCAGAATTTGTGGACGCCATGCAATCCGCCCTGCGGTTGGCCGACTGGCATCCCTTGCTTCTCCACACCCCCTACCTCCAGCTTACCAAGGCCCAGATTGTCCGGCGTGGAGCTGCCCTGGGGGTGGACTTTAGTCAAACCTGGTCCTGTTATGAGGGGGGAGCACAGCATTGCGGCATGTGCGGCACCTGTACCGAACGGAAGGAAGCCTTTGCCTTGGCGGGTGTGGCCGACCCTACTGAATACACGGCTTCCAGCCAGTAA